The following are encoded together in the Janthinobacterium sp. Marseille genome:
- a CDS encoding AsmA family protein, with the protein MSRTRKIMMWSAIVFSALLLVCVLFLLMFDWNRAKPWLNERVSEATGRHFAINGDLILTWQRAEPATGTWRDWIPAPRLSAHDVTLGNPEWAKPDSNMAEIGHITFSVNPLPLLNKTIVIPSLQLDDPNLALQRVSKGKDNWTFKQSDPSEWTLDLQRLYFYRGEITLKDEVEHIDAKANIDTLEPTAVNDFVMGWKISGTFNGARISGDGKAGALLALKNVDKPFPLEARLNVGKTSIRVNGTVTKPQELAAIDMRLHLSGASMADLYPLTGITLPKTPEFSTEGHLIGVTNKAGGKWTYEKFKGKVGDSDIAGTLVYEAKQPRPLLSGTVVSNLLQLSDLGPVIGADSNESKKERGVAANQPADKVLPVEKFTTERWGSIDADVQITGHKIVHSASLPIENLDTHLKLQDSVVTLSPLKFGVAGGNLIGDIKLDGRNNVIKAEAKVSARHLKLKQLFPTFQPMQASFGEVNGDTSLSGTGNSIASLLATSNGEIKSLINEGTISKLLLEQIGLNIGNIVISKLFGDKQVKLNCMATDLSVTNGLVQTRTFIVDTDDAVMYITGTVDLAKEQLNLTIKPETKGLRIVSLRAPIYVTGEFANPKVGVDTGVLALKAGSAVALAVVAPVTALLPLINVGNPEENKCTSLLKEARGKPVAPPPGKTYKAKAPAKAQP; encoded by the coding sequence ATGTCTCGTACAAGAAAAATAATGATGTGGAGCGCCATCGTGTTTTCCGCGCTATTGCTGGTCTGTGTCCTCTTCCTGTTAATGTTTGACTGGAACCGGGCCAAGCCATGGCTCAACGAGCGTGTCAGTGAAGCTACCGGTCGCCACTTTGCCATTAATGGCGATTTAATCCTTACCTGGCAACGTGCAGAACCAGCCACCGGTACCTGGCGTGACTGGATACCGGCACCGCGCCTGAGTGCGCATGACGTTACGCTAGGCAATCCGGAATGGGCGAAACCAGATAGCAATATGGCCGAGATCGGTCATATCACGTTCTCCGTCAATCCCTTGCCGCTGTTGAATAAAACCATCGTCATCCCATCGCTGCAACTGGATGATCCCAATCTTGCCTTGCAGCGGGTAAGCAAGGGCAAGGATAACTGGACCTTCAAGCAAAGCGATCCCTCAGAGTGGACTTTGGATCTGCAACGCCTGTACTTTTATCGCGGTGAAATCACACTGAAGGATGAGGTTGAACACATTGATGCGAAGGCAAACATTGATACGCTGGAGCCAACAGCCGTTAATGACTTTGTAATGGGCTGGAAAATTTCCGGGACGTTCAATGGTGCACGGATCAGTGGTGACGGTAAAGCGGGCGCCTTGCTGGCTTTGAAAAATGTGGATAAACCTTTCCCGCTGGAAGCCAGGCTGAATGTCGGTAAAACGTCGATACGCGTCAACGGCACTGTTACCAAACCCCAGGAACTGGCTGCTATCGATATGCGCCTGCATTTGTCAGGCGCCAGCATGGCCGACCTGTATCCTTTGACCGGTATCACGCTGCCGAAAACACCTGAATTCTCGACCGAAGGACATTTGATCGGTGTCACCAATAAAGCCGGCGGCAAATGGACCTATGAAAAATTCAAAGGCAAGGTTGGCGATAGCGATATCGCCGGCACCCTGGTGTATGAAGCCAAGCAACCTCGTCCGCTCTTGTCAGGCACGGTAGTTTCCAATTTGCTGCAGTTAAGCGATCTCGGTCCGGTGATCGGTGCCGATTCGAATGAAAGTAAAAAGGAACGCGGCGTCGCTGCCAATCAACCTGCAGACAAAGTTTTACCGGTGGAAAAATTCACCACCGAGCGCTGGGGCAGCATCGATGCCGATGTACAAATCACCGGCCACAAAATCGTACATAGTGCATCACTGCCTATCGAAAACCTGGACACACATTTGAAATTGCAGGATAGCGTCGTGACCCTGTCACCACTGAAGTTCGGTGTCGCAGGCGGTAACCTGATTGGTGATATAAAACTGGATGGTCGCAATAATGTGATTAAGGCGGAAGCAAAAGTCTCGGCCCGTCATTTGAAACTGAAGCAGCTATTCCCGACTTTCCAACCCATGCAAGCCAGCTTTGGTGAAGTCAATGGTGATACTTCCTTATCCGGTACCGGTAATTCCATTGCCAGCCTGCTCGCAACATCCAACGGTGAAATCAAATCGCTGATCAATGAAGGCACCATCAGCAAACTCTTGCTGGAGCAAATCGGTTTAAATATCGGCAATATCGTGATTTCCAAATTGTTTGGCGACAAGCAGGTCAAACTGAATTGCATGGCGACGGATCTGTCTGTCACCAACGGCCTGGTACAAACTCGCACCTTCATTGTCGATACCGATGATGCGGTGATGTATATCACCGGCACGGTCGATCTGGCGAAAGAGCAATTGAACCTGACCATCAAACCGGAAACGAAGGGCTTGCGTATTGTTTCGCTGCGCGCACCGATCTATGTGACCGGTGAGTTCGCCAACCCCAAGGTCGGGGTGGATACCGGTGTGCTGGCATTGAAGGCGGGTAGTGCAGTTGCACTGGCGGTAGTTGCCCCTGTGACCGCCTTGCTACCGTTGATCAATGTCGGTAATCCGGAAGAAAACAAATGCACCAGCTTGCTGAAAGAAGCCCGCGGCAAACCGGTCGCACCACCTCCTGGCAAAACATATAAAGCCAAAGCGCCTGCCAAGGCACAGCCTTAA
- a CDS encoding helix-turn-helix domain-containing protein, which translates to MARLDIAEVVTQAGVPASTLRFYEEKGLIASIGRSGLRRVFDSTVLERLALIALGRAAGFSLDEIAFMFEPQEKLAIDRKMLVSKADELDHTIRQLSAMRDGLRHAAKCSAPSHMECPTFRKILRAAALGVIVEKKQTPIRARKK; encoded by the coding sequence ATGGCAAGACTGGATATCGCTGAAGTCGTCACACAAGCAGGTGTGCCGGCGTCAACTCTGCGTTTTTATGAAGAAAAAGGTTTGATTGCTTCGATCGGACGCAGTGGCTTGCGCCGCGTTTTCGACTCGACCGTATTGGAACGCCTGGCTTTGATCGCACTGGGGCGTGCCGCCGGTTTTTCCCTCGATGAAATTGCCTTCATGTTCGAGCCGCAGGAGAAACTGGCAATAGATAGAAAAATGCTCGTCAGTAAAGCGGATGAGCTGGATCACACCATACGACAACTGTCTGCCATGCGTGACGGCTTGCGCCATGCAGCCAAATGTTCTGCTCCCAGCCATATGGAATGCCCGACTTTTCGCAAGATCCTGCGCGCGGCAGCTTTGGGGGTGATCGTTGAAAAGAAACAGACTCCCATCCGCGCCAGGAAAAAATAG
- a CDS encoding class I SAM-dependent methyltransferase: MNAKSNSTNEQKNIWNGDAGSAWVETQQLVEHMFKPIENLLLDGIRNPARPRVLDVGCGTGSTTLAVSRQLGPQGLCVGIDISQQMIAAAQASAKAQGLASGFICADAQTYAFAAASFDLIISRFGVMFFDDSIAAFKNLRHAASEQAECRFIAWRSADENPFMTTAERAAKALLPQLPARQADEPGQFAFARRERMLEILQRAGWSQIKIDAVDVVCSFAEQDLLLYLSRMGPVARILPQQDEAMRSKVIEIVRHAFEPYVHRDQVVFTAACWKVTACAR, from the coding sequence ATGAACGCCAAATCAAACAGCACTAACGAACAAAAAAATATCTGGAATGGTGATGCCGGAAGCGCATGGGTCGAGACACAGCAACTGGTCGAGCACATGTTTAAACCGATTGAAAACCTGCTGCTTGATGGTATTCGCAACCCGGCCCGGCCAAGGGTACTGGACGTAGGTTGCGGTACCGGCAGTACCACCCTCGCAGTTTCACGTCAGCTTGGCCCGCAGGGCCTGTGTGTCGGCATTGATATCTCACAACAGATGATTGCGGCGGCGCAAGCTTCTGCAAAGGCACAGGGTTTGGCATCAGGTTTTATCTGCGCTGATGCGCAAACATATGCATTTGCAGCGGCGAGTTTTGATTTGATCATTTCGCGCTTTGGCGTGATGTTCTTCGATGATTCCATTGCTGCGTTTAAAAACCTGCGGCACGCAGCAAGTGAGCAAGCCGAGTGTAGATTCATTGCGTGGCGCAGCGCTGATGAAAACCCATTCATGACGACAGCCGAACGCGCTGCCAAAGCACTGCTGCCGCAGCTTCCTGCGCGCCAAGCAGACGAGCCGGGCCAGTTTGCTTTTGCAAGGCGGGAACGGATGCTTGAAATCCTGCAACGTGCTGGCTGGAGCCAAATCAAGATAGATGCGGTGGACGTTGTTTGTTCTTTCGCAGAACAAGACCTGCTTCTTTACCTGAGCCGCATGGGTCCGGTTGCACGTATCCTGCCGCAACAGGATGAAGCGATGCGCAGCAAGGTGATCGAAATCGTACGCCACGCATTCGAGCCTTATGTGCATCGAGACCAGGTTGTGTTTACAGCCGCTTGCTGGAAGGTGACTGCCTGTGCACGATAA
- a CDS encoding amidotransferase (Catalyzes the transfer of the ammonia group from glutamine to a new carbon-nitrogen group) translates to MHVHVLQHVPFEGLGSIEEWLQQRNMSISYTRLFESASFPPLDGIDLIIALGGPMSVNDEEELPWLRAEKFFIADAIASHKAVLGICLGSQLIANALGAKVYPAAEKEIGWFPIVAEPAMLDALAFPASVDVFHWHGETFDLPEGAIHLASSAACRNQAFQVGTRVIGLQFHLETTPESADAIIQHCGEELVPQRYIQSEASLRNASPGNYVEINALMASILEYLVCDID, encoded by the coding sequence ATGCACGTACACGTTCTACAACACGTTCCATTTGAAGGCCTGGGCAGCATAGAAGAATGGCTGCAGCAGCGCAACATGAGCATCAGCTACACGCGCTTGTTCGAGTCGGCCAGCTTTCCACCGCTGGACGGTATCGACCTGATCATTGCACTTGGTGGGCCGATGAGTGTGAACGATGAAGAAGAATTGCCGTGGTTGCGTGCAGAGAAGTTCTTTATCGCGGATGCGATTGCAAGTCACAAGGCGGTACTTGGAATTTGCCTCGGTTCACAACTGATAGCAAATGCGCTGGGAGCGAAGGTTTATCCGGCGGCAGAGAAAGAGATAGGCTGGTTCCCGATTGTGGCGGAGCCGGCGATGCTGGATGCGCTAGCCTTCCCTGCCAGCGTTGATGTCTTCCACTGGCATGGCGAAACCTTTGATTTACCGGAAGGTGCGATCCACCTGGCCAGTAGTGCCGCCTGCCGTAACCAGGCGTTCCAGGTCGGGACCCGTGTCATCGGCCTGCAATTCCATTTGGAAACCACACCTGAAAGTGCGGATGCCATCATCCAGCACTGTGGGGAAGAACTGGTTCCGCAACGCTATATTCAAAGCGAAGCCAGCTTGCGCAATGCGAGCCCGGGCAACTATGTTGAAATCAATGCGCTGATGGCTTCCATCCTCGAATACCTGGTCTGCGATATAGATTAG
- a CDS encoding LysR family transcriptional regulator, which produces MSFLTLDLNLLRVFDAVMTEQNLTRAANLLAMTQPAVSNALRRLRDTLGDELVIRTAHGVKPTSRAEELWPVVRRALSDLEAAVTPDTFDVSRANTTFRMAMADATAALWLPFLVRAIEKDAPGLNVRMVPLTTREPRPMLLRGDIDLAIGFFPGVAAQLASGQNTAVSQIRHERLYTGEYVCVMRKNHPLAKVELTLDNYCAAHHLLVSFSGRAKGLMDEALTNLGRERRILLTVNQFFTAGRVVASSDLITVLPRHLIASTGMAEALIAKDLPFELPDVHVDMLWHERDARNPAHKWLREQLSASTEEGIGRVKKRR; this is translated from the coding sequence ATGAGTTTTCTAACCCTGGATCTGAACCTCTTGCGCGTCTTTGACGCTGTCATGACGGAGCAAAACCTGACCCGCGCCGCGAATTTGTTGGCAATGACACAACCTGCCGTGTCCAATGCCTTGCGCCGCTTGCGCGACACCCTGGGCGACGAGCTGGTGATCCGCACCGCCCACGGTGTCAAACCGACGTCACGGGCCGAAGAGCTATGGCCGGTGGTACGCCGCGCGCTGTCCGACCTCGAAGCCGCGGTCACACCCGATACCTTTGATGTCTCCCGCGCCAACACGACTTTCCGTATGGCAATGGCCGATGCCACCGCCGCCTTATGGCTGCCTTTCCTGGTAAGGGCGATCGAAAAAGACGCGCCAGGCTTGAATGTCCGCATGGTGCCGCTGACCACACGTGAACCACGTCCCATGCTGTTACGCGGTGATATTGATCTCGCAATCGGCTTTTTCCCGGGCGTCGCGGCGCAATTGGCAAGCGGCCAGAACACGGCTGTTTCGCAGATCCGCCATGAACGTCTATATACCGGCGAATATGTCTGTGTGATGCGGAAAAACCACCCTTTGGCCAAAGTCGAACTGACACTGGACAACTATTGTGCGGCGCATCATTTGTTGGTGAGTTTTTCCGGACGTGCGAAAGGTTTGATGGATGAGGCGCTGACCAATCTTGGCCGCGAACGTCGCATCCTGCTGACCGTGAATCAATTCTTTACCGCCGGCCGCGTTGTCGCCAGTTCCGACCTGATTACGGTTTTACCGCGCCATTTGATCGCTTCTACCGGTATGGCGGAAGCATTGATTGCCAAGGACCTGCCGTTTGAATTGCCGGATGTGCACGTCGACATGCTGTGGCACGAACGGGATGCGCGTAATCCTGCGCATAAATGGCTGCGTGAGCAATTGAGCGCCAGCACCGAAGAAGGCATAGGACGCGTCAAAAAGCGGCGTTGA
- a CDS encoding extracellular solute-binding protein has protein sequence MSRRPLLRLAAVVLASAFVAPFGFAQQIIKLSTTTSTESSGLLPYLLPEFEAKTNSKVHVISVGTGKALELAKNGDVDVTLVHARAAEDKFVAEGHGVDRRDVMYNDFIIVGPVSDPAGIKGSKDVLAAMKKIVDSKAKFISRGDNSGTDVMEKSYWKDIGVKPEGSAYVSAGLGMGEVLTMAGELQAYTLSDRATYGAYKAKTGLAIVVQGDKKMFNPYGVIAVNPAKYKDINYKGAKQFIDYLTSPEGQKKIAAYKIDGEQVFFPSAK, from the coding sequence ATGTCACGTCGTCCATTATTGCGTCTTGCCGCCGTTGTTCTGGCATCTGCATTCGTCGCGCCATTCGGCTTCGCACAACAAATCATCAAACTGTCCACCACGACCAGCACGGAAAGCTCCGGCTTGCTGCCTTATCTGTTGCCCGAGTTTGAAGCCAAAACCAACTCCAAGGTACACGTGATCTCTGTCGGTACCGGCAAGGCACTGGAACTGGCCAAGAACGGCGACGTCGATGTGACACTGGTGCACGCACGCGCAGCGGAAGATAAATTTGTCGCAGAAGGTCACGGCGTTGATCGCCGCGATGTGATGTACAACGACTTCATCATCGTCGGCCCGGTAAGTGATCCGGCCGGCATCAAGGGCAGCAAGGATGTATTGGCTGCGATGAAAAAGATCGTCGACAGCAAGGCCAAATTCATTTCGCGCGGTGACAATTCCGGTACCGACGTTATGGAAAAATCCTACTGGAAAGATATCGGCGTGAAACCGGAAGGCAGTGCTTATGTCTCAGCAGGCCTGGGTATGGGTGAAGTGCTGACGATGGCCGGCGAGCTGCAAGCCTACACCTTGTCCGATCGCGCTACCTACGGTGCCTATAAGGCCAAAACCGGCCTGGCTATCGTGGTACAGGGCGACAAGAAAATGTTTAATCCGTACGGCGTGATTGCAGTCAATCCGGCCAAGTATAAAGACATTAACTACAAGGGTGCGAAGCAGTTTATCGATTACCTGACCTCGCCTGAAGGCCAAAAGAAAATCGCTGCTTACAAGATTGACGGCGAACAGGTTTTCTTCCCATCGGCCAAGTAA
- a CDS encoding formate dehydrogenase subunit delta: MSGSTVDNLIKMANQIGDFFETMRDRNKSLEEIAGHLKRSWDPRMRRALMEHVEQHNGEGLKPIVLDAVRTHKMLN, translated from the coding sequence ATGAGCGGTAGCACAGTAGATAATCTGATCAAGATGGCTAACCAGATCGGCGACTTTTTTGAAACCATGAGAGACCGCAACAAATCTCTGGAAGAAATCGCCGGCCATCTGAAAAGGTCGTGGGATCCACGCATGCGTCGCGCATTGATGGAGCATGTAGAACAGCACAATGGCGAAGGCTTGAAACCTATCGTCCTCGATGCAGTACGCACCCATAAAATGCTGAACTAA
- the fdhD gene encoding formate dehydrogenase accessory sulfurtransferase FdhD, translating into MNASTDDERTALVRVPVEKWDADQHTICEDDVAEEVPIALEYNGISHAVMLASPYDLEDFALGFSLSEGILKDKSELYDCEVVPGCEGIQVQMRIATERFVTLKDKRRNMTGRTGCGLCGAETLEQAIRHPQATVGHAMFSARQIYAGMKAMKSQQRLQKHTGATHAAAWLNLDGSVDLVREDVGRHNALDKLIGAMADDKRDFTQGAALITSRASYEMVQKSATMGIGFLAAISAPTSLAIQLAEETNVTLIGFVRDQSHVVYAQAHRLIRESK; encoded by the coding sequence ATGAATGCAAGCACTGACGACGAACGCACAGCACTGGTTCGCGTCCCGGTAGAAAAATGGGATGCGGACCAGCATACGATCTGTGAGGACGATGTCGCAGAGGAAGTGCCGATCGCGTTGGAGTACAACGGTATTTCGCACGCCGTCATGCTTGCCTCGCCTTACGACCTGGAAGATTTTGCACTCGGCTTTTCGCTGAGTGAAGGCATACTGAAAGACAAGTCCGAACTATACGATTGCGAAGTTGTACCTGGCTGCGAAGGCATACAGGTACAAATGCGTATCGCGACGGAACGCTTTGTCACACTGAAAGACAAACGCCGCAATATGACCGGGCGTACCGGCTGTGGTTTATGTGGTGCAGAAACGCTGGAACAGGCGATTCGTCATCCGCAGGCGACCGTCGGGCATGCAATGTTTTCGGCACGGCAGATTTACGCCGGCATGAAGGCAATGAAGTCGCAACAGCGTCTGCAAAAGCACACCGGTGCCACGCACGCTGCGGCATGGTTGAATCTGGATGGTTCAGTTGATCTGGTGCGTGAAGATGTTGGTCGCCACAATGCACTCGATAAGTTGATCGGCGCCATGGCTGATGACAAGCGTGATTTCACGCAGGGAGCGGCTTTGATTACCAGCCGCGCCAGTTATGAAATGGTACAAAAGTCGGCGACCATGGGCATCGGTTTCCTGGCCGCGATTTCAGCACCAACCAGCCTGGCCATACAGCTGGCGGAAGAAACCAATGTCACGCTGATTGGTTTTGTCCGTGACCAAAGCCACGTCGTTTATGCGCAAGCGCATCGCCTGATACGCGAGTCGAAATAA
- the fdhF gene encoding formate dehydrogenase subunit alpha — protein sequence MNQLNGIDYGTKKSTSEVMISLEIDGVAITVPQGTSVMRAAAEYGINVPKLCATDSLESFGSCRLCLVEIEGRRGYPASCTTPAEAGMKVKTQTPKLADIRRGVMELYISDHPLDCLTCPTNGNCELQDMAGVVGLRDVRYGYDGENHLKLEKDESNPYFTYDASKCIVCNRCVRACEETQGTFALTIDGRGFTSRVSAGQKEDFIDSECVSCGACVDACPTATLTEKTVIMMGQAEHSKVTTCAYCGVGCSFKAEMKGNEVVRMVPNPDGKANQGHACVKGRFAWGYATHKDRMLKPMIRSKITDPWKEVSWDEAINYAASELKRIQAKYGKDSIGGLVSSRCTNEEGYLVQKLVRAAFGNNNVDTCARVCHSPTGYGLKVTMGESAGTQTFESVMKSDVILVIGANPASGHPVFASQMKRRIRQGAKLIVVDPRTTEMVKSPHIQADYHLKLKPGSNVAIVNALAHVIITENLHKPDFIAARCEVDSFEEWAEFVSLPENSPEAMEEVSGVPAADIRGAARLFATGGNAAIYYGLGVTEHAQGSTTVIGIANLAMATGNIGRDGVGVNPLRGQNNVQGSCDMGSFPHELPGYRHVSDSVARAEFEAVWGCTLESEPGLRIPNMFDAAMDGTFMGLYCEGEDIVQSDPNTQHVTAALEAMECIIVQDIFLNETAKYAHVFLPGSSFLEKDGTFTNAERRISRVRKVMPPKSGYGDWEVTQMLSNALGYPMNYKHPREIMDEIAALTPTFTGVSFKRIDELGGSIQWPCNAEAPEGTPTMHTEEFVRGKGRFINTKYFGAGEKVNKKFPLILTTGRILSQYNVGAQTRRTFNNMWHSEDRLEIHPHDAEERGIKQDDWVGIESRAGQTVLRADITERIQPGVVYTTFHFPESGANVITTNSSDWATNCPEYKVTAVQVMPVAQPSEWQRSYNRFNREQESFAAEKMIPRGSELSTSK from the coding sequence ATGAATCAACTTAACGGTATCGACTACGGCACGAAAAAAAGCACGTCCGAAGTCATGATCTCCCTGGAAATCGATGGCGTAGCCATCACTGTGCCGCAAGGCACTTCCGTCATGCGTGCAGCAGCTGAGTACGGCATCAACGTACCCAAGCTGTGTGCCACCGACAGCCTGGAATCTTTCGGCTCATGCCGTCTGTGCCTGGTTGAAATCGAAGGCCGTCGCGGCTATCCGGCATCGTGTACGACTCCTGCCGAAGCCGGCATGAAAGTCAAAACCCAGACTCCTAAGCTGGCAGACATCCGCCGTGGCGTGATGGAACTGTACATCTCGGATCACCCGCTGGACTGCCTGACCTGCCCAACCAACGGCAACTGCGAACTGCAGGACATGGCTGGTGTAGTCGGCCTGCGCGACGTACGTTACGGCTACGATGGCGAAAACCATCTGAAACTGGAAAAAGACGAATCCAATCCTTACTTCACCTACGACGCATCGAAATGTATCGTGTGTAACCGCTGCGTCCGCGCTTGCGAAGAAACACAAGGTACCTTCGCTCTGACCATCGACGGCCGCGGCTTCACCTCGCGCGTTTCGGCAGGTCAAAAAGAAGACTTCATTGATTCGGAATGCGTCTCCTGCGGCGCTTGCGTAGACGCATGCCCGACCGCAACACTGACCGAAAAAACCGTCATCATGATGGGACAGGCAGAACACAGCAAAGTAACGACCTGCGCATACTGCGGCGTCGGTTGCTCGTTCAAGGCCGAGATGAAAGGTAATGAAGTGGTACGCATGGTGCCGAACCCGGATGGTAAAGCCAACCAGGGTCACGCTTGCGTCAAAGGCCGCTTCGCATGGGGTTATGCAACACATAAAGACCGCATGTTGAAACCGATGATCCGCAGCAAAATCACCGACCCATGGAAAGAAGTATCGTGGGATGAGGCGATCAACTACGCTGCTTCCGAACTCAAACGCATCCAGGCTAAATACGGCAAGGATTCGATCGGTGGCCTGGTTTCCTCACGTTGCACCAACGAAGAAGGCTACCTGGTTCAAAAGCTGGTCCGTGCTGCATTCGGTAACAACAACGTTGACACCTGCGCACGCGTTTGCCACTCGCCTACCGGTTACGGCTTGAAAGTAACGATGGGTGAATCCGCTGGTACACAAACCTTTGAATCGGTGATGAAGTCTGACGTCATCCTGGTCATCGGTGCTAACCCTGCGTCCGGTCACCCTGTATTTGCATCGCAAATGAAACGCCGCATCCGTCAGGGCGCGAAGCTGATCGTTGTCGATCCACGTACCACTGAAATGGTTAAATCGCCGCACATCCAGGCTGACTATCACCTGAAACTGAAACCAGGCAGCAACGTTGCTATCGTCAATGCTCTGGCGCACGTGATCATCACCGAAAACCTGCACAAACCTGACTTCATCGCAGCACGTTGCGAAGTTGACTCGTTCGAAGAATGGGCAGAATTCGTTTCGCTGCCAGAAAACTCGCCAGAAGCAATGGAAGAAGTATCCGGTGTACCGGCTGCTGATATTCGTGGCGCAGCGCGTCTGTTTGCAACCGGCGGCAATGCAGCAATCTATTACGGCCTCGGCGTGACCGAACACGCACAAGGTTCGACCACCGTTATCGGTATCGCCAACCTGGCGATGGCAACCGGCAACATTGGTCGTGACGGCGTCGGCGTGAACCCGTTGCGCGGTCAAAACAACGTGCAAGGTTCCTGCGATATGGGTTCCTTCCCGCACGAACTGCCAGGCTATCGTCACGTATCCGATTCCGTCGCACGCGCCGAATTCGAAGCAGTTTGGGGTTGCACACTGGAATCCGAACCAGGCCTGCGTATTCCGAACATGTTCGATGCAGCGATGGACGGCACCTTCATGGGCCTGTACTGCGAAGGTGAAGACATTGTTCAGTCCGATCCAAACACACAGCACGTTACCGCTGCTCTGGAAGCGATGGAATGCATCATCGTTCAGGACATCTTCCTGAACGAAACCGCGAAATACGCACACGTCTTCCTGCCGGGTTCGTCCTTCCTGGAAAAAGACGGTACCTTCACCAATGCAGAACGTCGCATCTCGCGCGTACGCAAAGTGATGCCACCGAAATCGGGCTACGGCGACTGGGAAGTCACCCAAATGCTGTCGAACGCTCTCGGCTATCCAATGAACTACAAACATCCACGTGAAATCATGGATGAGATCGCTGCCTTGACCCCGACCTTCACCGGCGTGAGCTTCAAGCGTATCGACGAATTGGGCGGCAGCATCCAGTGGCCTTGCAACGCGGAAGCGCCAGAAGGTACGCCAACCATGCACACGGAAGAATTCGTGCGCGGTAAAGGTCGCTTCATCAATACCAAGTACTTCGGTGCTGGCGAGAAGGTCAATAAGAAATTCCCATTGATCCTGACCACTGGTCGTATCCTGTCGCAATACAACGTTGGTGCACAAACCCGTCGTACCTTCAACAATATGTGGCACAGCGAAGATCGCCTGGAAATCCATCCGCACGATGCAGAAGAGCGCGGCATCAAGCAGGACGACTGGGTTGGTATTGAATCGCGTGCCGGTCAAACGGTATTGCGTGCAGATATTACCGAACGTATCCAGCCAGGCGTCGTGTACACCACGTTCCACTTCCCTGAATCGGGTGCTAACGTGATTACGACCAACTCGTCCGACTGGGCGACCAACTGCCCTGAGTACAAGGTTACAGCTGTGCAAGTAATGCCGGTGGCCCAACCTTCGGAATGGCAACGCTCGTATAATCGCTTCAACCGCGAGCAAGAAAGCTTTGCCGCTGAGAAGATGATTCCACGTGGCTCGGAGTTGTCCACATCGAAGTAA